The following coding sequences lie in one Myxococcus xanthus genomic window:
- a CDS encoding ABC transporter ATP-binding protein, whose translation MMTNDTKTAASPEGAVAQEDAGAEPGKALIHLDGLTKVFETEDVETHALSNIHLNVRKGEWVAIVGPSGSGKSTLLAVLGLLDTATRGAYLLDGRSVLDLSATDRALVRNRHIGFIFQSFNLIGDLTVFENVELPLTYRGMPAAERKQRVERALEKVGMAHRARHMPGQLSGGQQQRVAVARAVAGDPLILLADEPTGNLDSKNGEAVMQLLTELHKGGATICMVTHDPAHARVATRTVSLFDGRIVQDEQRR comes from the coding sequence ATGATGACGAACGACACGAAGACGGCTGCTTCCCCGGAAGGCGCGGTGGCGCAGGAGGACGCGGGCGCGGAGCCCGGCAAGGCGCTCATCCACCTGGACGGACTGACCAAGGTCTTCGAGACCGAGGACGTGGAGACGCACGCGCTCTCCAACATCCACCTCAACGTGCGCAAGGGCGAGTGGGTGGCGATTGTCGGCCCGTCGGGCTCGGGCAAGTCCACCTTGCTGGCGGTGCTGGGGCTGCTGGACACGGCGACGCGCGGGGCCTACCTGCTGGACGGGCGCAGCGTGTTGGACCTGTCCGCGACGGACCGGGCGCTGGTGCGCAACCGGCACATCGGCTTCATCTTCCAGAGCTTCAACCTCATCGGCGACCTGACGGTGTTCGAGAACGTGGAGCTGCCGCTGACGTACCGGGGCATGCCCGCCGCCGAGCGAAAGCAGCGGGTGGAGCGCGCGCTGGAGAAGGTGGGCATGGCGCACCGGGCCCGTCACATGCCGGGGCAGCTCTCCGGCGGTCAGCAGCAGCGCGTGGCGGTGGCGCGCGCGGTGGCGGGCGACCCGCTCATCCTCCTGGCGGACGAGCCCACGGGCAACCTGGACTCGAAGAACGGCGAGGCGGTGATGCAGCTCTTGACGGAACTCCACAAGGGCGGCGCCACCATCTGCATGGTGACGCACGACCCGGCGCACGCGCGCGTGGCCACCCGCACGGTGAGCCTCTTCGACGGCCGCATCGTCCAGGACGAACAGCGCCGCTGA
- a CDS encoding ABC transporter ATP-binding protein produces MPSPLISLRNVEKSYPLAGGRAWVLRRIDLDIQPGEFVTLMGPSGAGKSTLLSILGMLDVDWTGEYLLDGQAVHAMKPKARGELSRRTIGFVFQQYHLLDNLTVAENLEVPLSYRDLKRGEREALVGDMLDRFQLVGKKDLFPSQLSGGQQQLVGIARALIANPKVLLADEPTGNLHSQQAKQIMEVFQGLNRDGTTIIQVTHSEANAAYGHRVIQLADGWLQGA; encoded by the coding sequence ATGCCATCTCCGCTCATCTCCCTGAGGAACGTCGAGAAGTCCTACCCCCTGGCTGGCGGCCGGGCCTGGGTGCTGCGCCGCATCGACCTGGACATCCAGCCGGGCGAGTTCGTCACGCTGATGGGGCCGTCGGGCGCCGGCAAGTCCACGCTGCTATCCATCCTGGGCATGCTGGACGTGGACTGGACGGGCGAGTACCTGCTGGATGGCCAGGCGGTACATGCCATGAAGCCCAAGGCGCGCGGGGAGCTTTCCCGGCGCACCATCGGCTTCGTGTTCCAGCAGTACCACCTGCTCGACAACCTGACGGTGGCGGAGAACCTGGAGGTGCCGCTGTCCTACCGCGACCTCAAGCGCGGCGAGCGCGAGGCCCTGGTGGGCGACATGCTGGACCGCTTCCAGCTCGTGGGGAAGAAGGACCTCTTCCCCTCGCAGCTCTCCGGTGGGCAGCAGCAGCTCGTGGGCATCGCCCGGGCGCTCATCGCCAACCCCAAGGTGCTGCTGGCGGACGAGCCCACGGGCAACCTCCACTCACAGCAGGCGAAGCAAATCATGGAGGTCTTCCAGGGCCTCAACCGGGACGGCACCACCATCATCCAGGTGACGCACTCGGAGGCGAACGCCGCCTACGGCCACCGCGTCATCCAGCTCGCGGATGGTTGGTTGCAGGGCGCCTGA
- a CDS encoding sigma-54-dependent transcriptional regulator, with protein MSESAPSLPNPPSAAARPPCVLVADDQADVLEALRLLLKRDGLTVVTSQSPAGALATLEAEDVDLVLMDLNYARDTTSGQEGIDLLGRIRAQDASLPVVVMTAWGSVEGAVEAMRAGARDYVQKPWDNTRLLATLRTQLELRRALKRSRRLEEENQHLRRGQGNQLAMVSESRSMQPVRRLIERVAPSGANVLVTGEHGTGKEVVARLIHGGSTRSERAFVAVNSGGLSEGVFESELFGHVKGAFTDAKSDRIGCFELADGGTLFLDEIGNMPLSQQAKLLRVLQTGELHPVGSSKTRRVDVRVVSATNVDLSRAVAEGRFREDLLYRLNTVEVQLPPLRERREDIPLLAAHFLAEQGRRYGRPNVRLSSEALEALLAYAWPGNVRELEHAVERAMLMASGDEVTQEDLLLKRAGREGMARLEEMTLEEVERYLIERALARHEGNVSEAAKGLGLSRSALYRRLQYYGIKGAR; from the coding sequence GTGTCTGAATCCGCCCCCTCCCTCCCGAATCCCCCCAGCGCCGCCGCGCGGCCTCCGTGTGTCCTTGTCGCCGACGACCAGGCGGACGTCCTGGAGGCCCTCCGGCTGCTCCTCAAGCGGGATGGACTCACCGTCGTCACCTCGCAGTCGCCCGCGGGTGCGCTCGCCACGCTGGAGGCCGAGGACGTGGACCTGGTCCTGATGGACCTGAACTACGCGCGCGACACCACCTCCGGGCAGGAGGGCATCGACCTGCTTGGCCGCATCCGCGCGCAGGATGCGTCCCTGCCGGTGGTGGTGATGACGGCGTGGGGCAGCGTGGAGGGCGCGGTGGAGGCCATGCGCGCCGGTGCTCGCGACTATGTGCAGAAGCCCTGGGACAACACGCGCCTGCTGGCCACGCTGCGCACCCAGTTGGAGCTGCGCCGGGCGTTGAAGCGCAGCCGCCGGCTGGAGGAGGAGAACCAGCACCTGCGCCGGGGGCAGGGCAATCAGCTCGCCATGGTGTCCGAGTCGCGGTCCATGCAGCCGGTGCGGCGGCTCATCGAGCGGGTGGCGCCGTCTGGCGCCAACGTGCTGGTGACGGGCGAGCACGGCACGGGCAAGGAGGTGGTGGCGCGGCTGATTCATGGGGGCTCCACGCGCTCCGAGCGGGCCTTCGTGGCGGTCAACTCCGGCGGCCTGTCCGAGGGTGTCTTCGAGAGCGAGCTGTTCGGCCACGTGAAGGGCGCCTTCACGGACGCGAAGTCGGACCGCATCGGCTGCTTCGAGCTGGCGGACGGCGGCACGCTCTTCCTGGACGAGATTGGCAACATGCCGCTGTCGCAGCAGGCCAAGCTGCTGCGCGTGCTCCAGACGGGCGAGCTGCATCCGGTGGGCTCGTCGAAGACGCGGCGGGTGGACGTGCGCGTGGTGAGCGCCACCAACGTGGACCTGTCGCGGGCGGTGGCGGAGGGCCGCTTCCGGGAAGATTTGCTGTACCGCCTCAACACGGTGGAGGTGCAGCTTCCGCCCCTGCGCGAGCGTCGCGAGGACATCCCGCTGCTGGCCGCGCACTTCCTGGCCGAACAGGGCCGGCGCTACGGCAGGCCCAACGTCCGGCTGTCCTCGGAGGCGCTGGAGGCCCTGCTGGCCTATGCGTGGCCGGGCAACGTGCGCGAGCTGGAGCACGCGGTGGAGCGCGCGATGCTGATGGCGTCGGGTGACGAGGTGACGCAGGAGGACCTGCTGCTCAAGCGGGCCGGCCGCGAGGGCATGGCGCGGCTGGAGGAGATGACGCTGGAGGAGGTGGAGCGCTACCTCATCGAGCGGGCGCTGGCGCGGCACGAAGGCAACGTGAGCGAGGCGGCGAAGGGGCTGGGGCTGTCGCGCAGCGCGCTGTACCGGCGGCTCCAGTACTACGGCATCAAGGGCGCTCGGTGA
- a CDS encoding sensor histidine kinase — MSEERRPPPHDLQVLGLAWLAGLPGSVAALVLVWLGDFSSKVQWTLTSLVVGTFLGVGLLVRERVMRPLHAVANLLAALREGDYSVRGRGARAGDALGEVLLEVNALGDTLREQRLGVLEAGALLEQVMEEIDVGVLAFDVAGTLRLVNRAGERLLGASRSQLVGKGAGALGLTDLLEGDVPRRLTRSFAEEGGPYELRRGSFRQGGLPHQLVVLADLRLALREQEREAWQRLVRVLSHEINNSLAPIGSIAEALRDTLLMAPRPSDWEEDAKSGLGIVARRSQSLARFMSAYASLARLPPPTPGAVEVDAWVRRVAALEKRRKVGVRVGPGLVLRGDVDQLEQLLINLVRNAVDAVLSAPEAAGDVWVSWAVLSPGAVEVWVEDEGPGMTDTGNLFVPFFTTKPQGSGIGLALSRQIAEAHGGSLRLENRPEGKGCRARLKLPQGA; from the coding sequence GTGAGCGAGGAGCGCAGGCCACCGCCGCATGACCTGCAGGTGCTCGGGCTCGCGTGGCTCGCGGGCCTGCCGGGCTCGGTGGCCGCGCTCGTGCTGGTGTGGTTGGGGGACTTCTCTTCCAAGGTGCAGTGGACGCTGACCTCCCTGGTGGTGGGCACCTTCCTGGGCGTGGGCCTGCTGGTGCGCGAACGGGTGATGCGGCCGCTGCACGCGGTGGCCAACCTGCTGGCCGCCCTGCGCGAAGGGGACTACTCCGTGCGCGGCCGAGGCGCGCGGGCGGGGGATGCGCTGGGCGAGGTGCTGCTGGAGGTGAACGCGCTGGGGGACACCCTGCGCGAGCAGCGGCTGGGAGTGCTGGAGGCGGGCGCGCTCCTGGAGCAGGTGATGGAGGAGATTGACGTCGGCGTGCTGGCTTTCGACGTGGCGGGCACGCTGCGGCTGGTGAATCGCGCGGGCGAGCGGCTGCTGGGCGCGTCACGCTCGCAGTTGGTGGGTAAGGGCGCCGGAGCCCTGGGCCTGACGGACCTGCTGGAGGGCGACGTGCCTCGCAGGCTGACGCGCTCCTTCGCGGAGGAGGGCGGCCCCTATGAGCTGCGGCGAGGCTCCTTCCGGCAGGGCGGCCTGCCGCACCAGTTGGTGGTGCTTGCGGACCTGCGGCTGGCATTGCGTGAGCAAGAGCGCGAGGCCTGGCAACGGCTGGTGCGGGTGTTGAGCCACGAAATCAACAACTCGCTGGCGCCCATCGGCTCCATCGCGGAGGCGCTGCGCGACACGTTGCTCATGGCGCCGCGTCCGTCCGATTGGGAAGAGGACGCGAAGAGCGGACTGGGCATCGTCGCCCGTCGCTCCCAATCACTGGCGCGCTTCATGTCCGCCTACGCCAGCCTCGCGCGGTTGCCGCCTCCGACGCCAGGCGCCGTGGAGGTGGACGCGTGGGTGCGCCGGGTGGCCGCGCTGGAGAAGCGCCGGAAGGTGGGTGTGCGCGTGGGCCCCGGTTTGGTGCTGCGCGGCGACGTGGACCAGTTGGAGCAGCTGCTCATCAACCTGGTGCGCAACGCGGTGGACGCGGTGCTGTCCGCTCCGGAGGCCGCAGGGGATGTCTGGGTGTCGTGGGCCGTGTTGTCGCCGGGCGCGGTGGAGGTCTGGGTGGAGGACGAGGGCCCCGGCATGACGGACACGGGCAACCTCTTCGTGCCCTTCTTCACCACCAAGCCGCAGGGCAGCGGCATCGGCCTGGCGCTCAGCCGGCAAATCGCGGAGGCCCACGGGGGCAGCCTGCGCCTGGAGAATCGCCCCGAGGGCAAGGGCTGCCGCGCGCGCTTGAAGCTGCCTCAGGGCGCGTGA
- a CDS encoding glycoside hydrolase family 15 protein has product MIPTPRLYRRPGQPPVLLLALLCTVGAGARAEVPIQRSFLRLPSSNGHGAVMLDVEQRKVTHFREHLFATEEPVIDAAGNDIFENGQPKVIHARDLLFDAFFGLRSGGTQRWLSTQEADRDASGYAAWAPEKTGGTGLGALVQRVGTLEATTFVFAPQGLPHASFVMALRVRNTGTSAVTGVSAFSLHNFHLGFGRPGVMADVDENGETVELSGDDFVEKGFAGVLVARPLGAVARKSAWLSTTTGPQNAYAVVNGGGGQDLQDFTAQPSAGTGWATAYQFNLGDIPAGAERCVGVAFARHGDPAAGATVRQWLTEYAGASSAQALVDAEVARWAAFQTDTVKVPAGMSADEESLLRHSAVVLHMAQVRSRDVYLREFLSRDGEPRRTRFKAPDGTPASLPGVVRHAGYGAVLASLPPGQWTYAWIRDGAYAVAAMATLGMQSDARDALSYYLNADSGRFQHWRELEPYSMPPYIITLTRYHGFGVEETDFNEAGPNIEFDGFGLFLWALRHYERTTGDTTLVDQTWPTVSTKVGDALVALINPVTGLIRPDSSIWETHWKGRQRSWTYTSLTAARGLCDAAELAQRVGDTERAQRYRQAGESLRRAMAEKLTDSKFALASNLEELRKGRGYWDAAVFDAFAFELFDPAGKIAQATYHGLDLRLSSPAGAGWQRNDDRYDHPDGADMSPWGGEYDSAEWVIVSLRGAMAKRMGGDAARADRVLKWVTDQSLKNYLAVAETYDELNGTYKYNAPMAGFGAGAYALALDHRAAGVSDPACGAYFDESTLTKQPDAGTGTLDAGTQQPDAGPQTPDAGTPPDSGADVGGGGCNATGPGAVALWVVLAFAGLAVALRRRGA; this is encoded by the coding sequence ATGATTCCCACCCCCCGCCTGTATCGCCGACCTGGCCAGCCGCCCGTGCTGCTCCTCGCGCTGCTGTGCACCGTGGGCGCTGGCGCCCGCGCGGAGGTCCCCATCCAGCGCTCCTTCCTGCGCCTGCCGTCGTCCAACGGGCATGGCGCGGTGATGTTGGACGTGGAGCAGCGCAAGGTGACGCACTTCCGCGAGCACCTGTTCGCCACCGAGGAGCCCGTCATCGACGCGGCGGGCAATGACATCTTCGAGAATGGCCAGCCGAAGGTGATTCACGCCCGCGACCTGCTCTTCGACGCGTTCTTCGGGCTGCGCTCCGGGGGCACGCAGCGCTGGCTCAGCACGCAGGAGGCGGACCGGGACGCCAGCGGCTACGCGGCATGGGCGCCGGAGAAGACGGGTGGTACGGGGCTGGGCGCGCTGGTGCAGCGGGTGGGAACGCTGGAGGCGACGACGTTCGTCTTCGCGCCGCAGGGCCTGCCGCACGCGTCCTTCGTCATGGCGCTGCGCGTGCGCAACACCGGCACGTCGGCCGTCACGGGCGTGAGTGCCTTCTCGCTCCACAACTTCCACCTGGGCTTCGGCCGTCCGGGCGTGATGGCGGACGTGGATGAGAATGGCGAGACGGTGGAGTTGAGCGGCGACGACTTCGTGGAGAAGGGCTTCGCGGGTGTGTTGGTGGCGCGGCCGCTGGGCGCGGTGGCCCGGAAGTCGGCGTGGCTGTCCACGACGACGGGCCCGCAGAATGCCTACGCGGTGGTGAATGGGGGCGGCGGGCAGGACCTGCAGGACTTCACGGCGCAGCCCTCGGCGGGCACGGGCTGGGCGACGGCGTACCAGTTCAACCTGGGAGACATCCCGGCGGGCGCGGAGCGGTGTGTGGGTGTGGCCTTCGCGCGCCACGGTGACCCCGCGGCCGGGGCCACGGTGCGGCAGTGGCTGACGGAGTACGCGGGCGCGTCCAGCGCCCAGGCGCTGGTGGACGCGGAAGTGGCGCGGTGGGCGGCATTCCAGACGGACACGGTGAAGGTGCCCGCGGGCATGTCGGCGGACGAGGAGTCCCTGTTGCGGCACTCGGCGGTGGTGCTGCACATGGCGCAGGTGCGTTCGCGCGACGTGTACCTGCGCGAGTTCCTGTCGCGGGATGGCGAGCCGCGCCGCACGCGCTTCAAGGCGCCTGACGGAACGCCGGCGTCGCTGCCAGGCGTGGTTCGCCACGCGGGCTACGGCGCGGTGCTGGCGAGCCTGCCGCCCGGGCAGTGGACGTACGCCTGGATTCGGGACGGGGCCTACGCGGTGGCGGCCATGGCCACGTTGGGCATGCAGAGCGATGCGCGCGACGCGCTGTCCTATTACCTCAACGCGGACAGTGGCCGCTTCCAGCACTGGCGTGAGCTGGAGCCGTATTCGATGCCGCCGTACATCATCACCCTCACGCGCTACCACGGCTTCGGCGTGGAGGAGACGGACTTCAACGAGGCGGGGCCGAACATCGAGTTCGACGGCTTCGGTCTCTTCCTGTGGGCGCTGCGGCACTACGAGCGGACGACGGGCGACACCACGCTGGTGGACCAGACTTGGCCCACGGTGTCCACGAAGGTGGGGGACGCACTGGTGGCGCTCATCAACCCGGTGACGGGGCTCATCCGTCCGGACTCGTCCATCTGGGAAACGCACTGGAAGGGGCGGCAGCGGTCGTGGACGTACACCAGCCTCACGGCGGCGCGCGGCCTGTGTGACGCGGCAGAGCTGGCGCAGCGGGTGGGCGACACGGAGCGCGCGCAGCGCTACCGGCAGGCGGGCGAGTCCTTGCGCCGGGCGATGGCGGAGAAGCTGACGGACAGCAAGTTCGCGCTGGCCTCGAACCTGGAGGAACTGAGGAAGGGCAGGGGCTACTGGGACGCGGCGGTGTTCGACGCGTTCGCCTTCGAGCTGTTCGACCCGGCGGGGAAGATTGCCCAGGCGACCTATCATGGACTGGACCTGCGCCTGTCCTCACCGGCGGGGGCGGGCTGGCAGCGCAACGATGACCGGTATGACCACCCGGATGGCGCGGATATGAGCCCTTGGGGTGGCGAGTACGACAGCGCGGAGTGGGTCATCGTCAGCCTGCGCGGCGCGATGGCCAAGCGCATGGGCGGCGATGCGGCGCGTGCTGACCGCGTGCTGAAGTGGGTGACGGACCAGTCGCTGAAGAACTACCTGGCCGTGGCGGAGACGTATGACGAGCTGAACGGCACGTATAAGTACAACGCGCCCATGGCGGGCTTCGGCGCGGGCGCCTATGCACTGGCGCTGGACCACCGCGCGGCCGGTGTGAGTGACCCGGCGTGTGGCGCGTACTTCGATGAGAGCACGCTGACGAAGCAGCCGGACGCGGGCACGGGCACGCTGGATGCGGGCACTCAGCAGCCGGACGCGGGGCCGCAGACGCCCGATGCGGGCACTCCGCCGGATAGCGGCGCGGACGTGGGCGGTGGCGGCTGCAACGCGACGGGGCCGGGCGCGGTGGCGCTGTGGGTGGTGTTGGCGTTCGCGGGACTGGCCGTGGCGCTGCGTCGTCGCGGAGCCTGA
- a CDS encoding penicillin-binding transpeptidase domain-containing protein, with product MAAFLAACASRPAAPVPLPVPAEPVVMGPVAEAEAYLRAWAAGDVASMRRAVVNPPAYFEVMHQQFRDGLRIVSSQFELGPFQRDGDARVATYRAVHLLRGLGEWELDGALRFVRHQGQWRVQWTPAALHPEAREGDLFSRTRTAPLRADILDAQGTPLTLQGEVITIGVDPTRVRSRADVAAALQAHAGVSTAQFDAALSAAGTATSRFVPIIDLPPARYQQVRPALAPVPGIFFRRKSARTPADGFAAHTLGRVGEVTAELLPQIGPTYLPGDLVGLSGLERAYEVQLAGSPSGDVLLMRPSGKTQVLFHFEGEPGAPLSTTLRREVQAAAEAALDGVAHPAALVAVDSATGAILAVASRPLSQPLHRALTGRYPPGSTFKVVTTEALLARGMRVDSPVACPPMTMVRTKPFRNFEGESMGDTTLRQVFAHSCNTAFVTLATGIGGDALSAAARRFGFDVPYFPGLTSAGASFPAPADAIELAAAAIGQGRVLATPLHMASVAAAAESGEWRAPYLVEGLDGGPSSLLSNGVRAPLSALMRAVVMEGSGKAGRQVPGLGGKTGTAEFGTVAPLPTHAWFIGFRKGVGFAVLVEGGGVGGRVAAPIAAKFAGAL from the coding sequence ATGGCCGCGTTCCTGGCGGCCTGTGCGTCCAGGCCGGCGGCCCCTGTCCCTTTGCCAGTCCCAGCAGAACCGGTCGTCATGGGCCCGGTCGCCGAGGCCGAGGCCTATCTGCGCGCCTGGGCCGCGGGGGATGTCGCCTCCATGCGGCGCGCCGTCGTCAACCCGCCCGCGTACTTCGAGGTGATGCACCAGCAGTTCCGCGACGGGCTGCGCATCGTCTCCTCCCAGTTCGAGCTCGGGCCGTTCCAGCGCGATGGCGACGCCAGGGTGGCCACCTACCGCGCCGTGCACCTGCTGCGCGGGCTCGGGGAATGGGAGCTGGACGGAGCGCTGCGCTTCGTCCGTCACCAGGGCCAGTGGCGCGTTCAGTGGACTCCCGCCGCGCTGCACCCCGAGGCCCGCGAGGGTGACCTCTTCTCCCGCACCCGCACGGCCCCGCTGCGGGCGGATATCCTCGACGCGCAGGGGACACCGCTCACCCTGCAAGGCGAGGTCATCACCATCGGCGTCGACCCCACCCGCGTCCGGAGCCGCGCGGACGTGGCGGCGGCGCTCCAGGCACACGCCGGCGTGAGCACCGCACAGTTCGACGCGGCGCTGAGCGCGGCGGGCACGGCGACGAGCCGCTTCGTGCCCATCATCGACCTGCCCCCCGCGCGCTACCAACAGGTGCGCCCGGCGCTGGCCCCCGTGCCCGGCATCTTCTTCCGCCGCAAGAGCGCCCGCACCCCGGCGGACGGCTTCGCGGCGCACACCCTGGGCCGCGTTGGCGAGGTGACGGCCGAGCTGCTGCCCCAGATAGGCCCCACCTATCTGCCTGGAGACCTCGTGGGCCTGTCCGGTCTGGAGCGGGCATACGAGGTCCAGCTCGCGGGCAGCCCCTCCGGTGACGTCCTGCTCATGCGCCCCTCGGGCAAGACGCAGGTCCTCTTCCACTTCGAGGGTGAGCCGGGAGCGCCCCTGTCCACCACGCTGCGCCGCGAGGTCCAGGCCGCCGCGGAGGCCGCGCTCGACGGTGTGGCCCACCCCGCGGCCCTCGTCGCCGTGGACAGCGCCACGGGGGCCATCCTCGCTGTGGCCAGCCGGCCGCTCTCGCAGCCGCTGCACCGTGCCCTCACCGGCCGCTACCCGCCCGGGTCCACGTTCAAGGTCGTCACCACGGAGGCGCTGCTCGCCCGAGGCATGCGGGTGGACTCCCCTGTCGCGTGCCCGCCGATGACGATGGTGCGCACCAAGCCCTTCCGGAACTTTGAAGGGGAGTCCATGGGTGACACCACGTTGAGGCAGGTGTTCGCCCACTCGTGCAACACCGCGTTCGTGACGCTCGCGACGGGAATCGGCGGTGATGCGCTGAGTGCCGCGGCTCGCCGCTTCGGCTTTGATGTGCCCTACTTCCCCGGGCTGACATCCGCCGGTGCATCGTTCCCCGCGCCCGCGGATGCGATTGAGCTGGCGGCCGCCGCCATCGGTCAGGGACGGGTGCTTGCGACGCCCTTGCACATGGCCTCGGTCGCGGCGGCTGCGGAGTCCGGCGAGTGGCGCGCGCCCTATCTCGTGGAGGGGCTGGACGGCGGACCGAGCAGCTTGCTCTCGAACGGCGTCCGGGCGCCTTTGTCCGCGCTGATGCGCGCCGTCGTGATGGAAGGCTCCGGGAAGGCCGGCCGGCAGGTGCCCGGGCTCGGCGGCAAGACAGGCACCGCCGAGTTCGGCACCGTGGCGCCGCTGCCCACGCACGCGTGGTTCATCGGGTTTCGAAAGGGCGTGGGATTCGCCGTCCTGGTGGAAGGCGGTGGCGTGGGCGGGCGCGTTGCAGCGCCCATCGCCGCGAAGTTCGCTGGTGCGCTGTAA
- a CDS encoding CinA family protein — MTEASLEDLARQALERCRAAGVRLALVEACTGGLLGATLTEVPGASAVVERGFIPYSYESKVEQLGVPLALLQAHGSVSAEAVEAMAHGALARSTADWVLVETGIAGPGGGTPQKPVGLAYLAVLQRGGQATVERHVFTGDRGQIRRAIVGRSLALLVERLGVGDLPPTVSAGG; from the coding sequence ATGACGGAAGCATCCCTGGAGGACTTGGCGCGACAGGCGCTGGAGCGGTGTCGTGCGGCGGGCGTTCGCCTGGCGTTGGTGGAGGCCTGCACGGGAGGACTGCTGGGCGCGACGTTGACGGAGGTGCCCGGCGCCTCCGCGGTAGTCGAGCGTGGCTTCATTCCCTACTCGTATGAGTCCAAGGTGGAGCAGCTCGGCGTCCCGTTGGCGTTGCTGCAAGCACATGGCTCCGTCAGCGCTGAAGCCGTGGAGGCCATGGCCCATGGTGCTTTGGCGCGCTCCACGGCGGACTGGGTTCTGGTGGAGACAGGCATCGCGGGGCCCGGAGGCGGCACGCCGCAGAAGCCCGTGGGCCTGGCCTACCTCGCGGTGCTCCAGCGGGGTGGACAGGCCACGGTGGAACGACACGTCTTCACTGGGGACCGAGGTCAGATCCGGCGCGCCATCGTGGGCCGGAGTCTGGCGCTGCTGGTGGAGCGGCTGGGCGTGGGTGACCTGCCGCCCACGGTGTCAGCAGGCGGCTGA